The Brevibacillus choshinensis genome includes the window AAATGCCATTTCCCTGAGCGCTGTTCACCAGAACGCAAAAGATAATCGGCGCGGACAGAGATGGCCACCATCAAGGGACCAGAAGTCTCAGAGGCGACGATGGTTTCCGGCTTTCTTACCGAATCAATCAATCGCACCTCGTCTGGCAGCGTCGAACCATCTGTAGTCATTCGCAGTGTATGTCCATCCTGCTCATTAAGAGAAGTAAGGAAATAGCCTACCAAGTCTTCGGGACTAGCCTCCATGATGACTTGGGGCAAAGCTCCGGATGCCTTGAGTATCATCAGACTGTGACTTGGATCAGGCTCTCTGCGAAGGTGGGTAGAGCTTCCGCTAAAATGGATGCAAAAGTGCCCCGGGAAATCGTTGCCCTGGATCGCTCCGGCACCGTGGGGCATCCCGTGCATGGAAGCGGCGTAGTAATTTCCGTCAACCTCTACGAGAATCGCTCGTCGTTTCCAGCTCCATTTCCCTTGGTAAATATGTTTCATGATCTGGGTATCGCTGCGGGTGAGTGGCTGGACATCTGCGTGTCGACTGCCGGCTCTGCGCTGAACGAGAAAACGTTCCCCTGTCTCCAGATCGATTACGGTTGCAAATTTCATTCTACCAAATGAGTGTTTGACTCTTTCCCACGGGATCGCCTGACCGTAATGCGCCGTTTCGACAGTCTGTACCAGTTTATCCAATTTGATTGCCAGTGGCTGAGACAACAAATAGAGGCGTGCCTTTTTCTGGTCGAACAGCCTACCTTGGTAATCGTAGATGAGGTCACGATCCTTTACCTTGATCCTGGCGCGAAACCAATCAGACGAAAAAATGGCAGGAATGGTAGGAGTGCGTGTCAACTCACGAACAATCGGATTGGTATTGGGAAAAACCAGTGTCGAGACGAATGGCGAGTCTGGAGAAACCGAGACAGAGATGACGATTTCGTTTGCTTGACTCGCTTCAGCGTTGTCTGGTAAAGAAAGACATAAGGTAAACATCCACAAGCTATGGATCAGAAGCAGCTTTACAAGTCGCAAATAAGTCACCTCCACCCCGATAGTGTCTCCACAGGACTCAACAAATGACGAGCAAATCTTGCCATCATAACTTAGGGGACGATCCGCCATACTGTTTTCATACGGTGATCTCAAGGAGGAGTCTTTTAGCATGTCTTCGATGCCTAGAGGTAGCTACAAAGACCAGTTCCATCAGCGTTTGTACGTTCAATTAAATCAAGGACACAACAAGCTGAATTATCGGCAGATCAACATGATCCAAGAGCAAATGCAGAGCGGCGTCGATGAGTACGCTCACATGCAGCATGATGTGTCAGATTTGGAAGGACTGAACAAACACTAGAAAAAAGACACCGTATGCCCGCTCCCGTATCAGGGGGCGGGTTTCTTCGTGTTCTACAGATAGGAAATGATAAGATTCCTATCCAGTACAAGTGCAACATAGCGAGACTTCGAACAGAGACTTGTGCCCTTTGGGTACGAAGCTACGCCGAAAAGTATGGCGTAGTCAAGTTTTCTAGAAATGGAAATACACGTTCGCTTTCGCGGCGCTTTGTGATACAGTAGAGAGTAGAATCTTTGTACTACAGATAAGAATTTATAAGATTCTTATCCAGTATAAGTGCAACATAGCGAGACTTTGAACAAAGTGAGAAAGCAAGACTTGTGCCCTTTGGGTACTAAGGCTCCGCCAAGGGCTTGGCGTAGCCAAGTTTTCTAAACGGAGAGTGGGCCATGCGCATCTTAGGAATCGACCCCGGCATTGCAATCGTGGGCTTTGGGGTATTGGATAAACAAGGGAGCCAGCTTCGTCCCGTACAGTACGGAAGCATTCAGACGGAGGCGGGTTTGCCCGTTCCTCTTCGTCTCAAACAAATCTTTGAAGCCATGCAGAGCTTGATTAGTACGTTTAAGCCTGATGAAATGTCAGTGGAGAAGCTATTCTTTAACAAAAACGTGACGACAGCGTTCACAGTTGGTCAGGCGCGTGGTGTGATTATCCTTGCGGCTGAGCTTGCGGGCGTACCGGTTTACGAATACACCCCGATGCAAGTAAAGCAGGCAGTGACCGGCTACGGAGGCGCAGAGAAAAAACAGATACAGGAAATGACGAAGCTTCTTTTGCGGCTAAAGGAAGTGCCCAAGCCTGACGATGTGGCGGATGCGTTGGGGATTGCCATTACGCACGCTCAGTTCCGCGCGTTTATTTCCATTTCGGAAGGAGCTCAGAAATGATTGATTTTGTCGAAGGTACATTGTGTTACCTTGATTCAGAATACATAGTGGTGGAGACAGGCGGGATCGGCTATCGTCTGTTTTGTCCAAATCCGTACCAGTTTGTCCGTCAAGAAGGTGGCAGGGCAAAATTGTACACCCATCATCACG containing:
- the ruvC gene encoding crossover junction endodeoxyribonuclease RuvC — encoded protein: MRILGIDPGIAIVGFGVLDKQGSQLRPVQYGSIQTEAGLPVPLRLKQIFEAMQSLISTFKPDEMSVEKLFFNKNVTTAFTVGQARGVIILAAELAGVPVYEYTPMQVKQAVTGYGGAEKKQIQEMTKLLLRLKEVPKPDDVADALGIAITHAQFRAFISISEGAQK